From one Physeter macrocephalus isolate SW-GA chromosome 18, ASM283717v5, whole genome shotgun sequence genomic stretch:
- the TMF1 gene encoding TATA element modulatory factor isoform X2, translating to MSWFNASQLSSFAKQALSQAQKSIDRVLDIQEEEPSAWAETIPYGEPGISPPVSGGWDTSTWGLKSNTEPQNQPVASPKAITKPVRRTVVDESENFFSAFLSPTDVQTIQKSPVVSKPPAKSQRPEEEVKSTLQESLHAGQSRTTEAAESKVEDSPPFVSGETLAASTLSPKTEGKHEESLNKESDTKVSAGHLKVSESVINVKTTRENVSNMPTQPLTAETKDMALEPKEQKHEDRQSNTPSPPVSTFSSGTSTTSDIEVLDHESVISESSASSRQETTDSKSSLHLMQTSFQLLSASACPEYNRLDDFQKLTESCCSSDAFERIDSFSVQSLDSRSVSEINSDDELSGKGYALVPIIVNSSTPKAKTVESVEGKPEEANETLIMPTEETEMEESGRSATPVNCEQPDILVSSTPVNEGHTVLDKVAEQPEAPESEPEALSEKEDVIKTVEFLNEKLDKREAQLLSLSKEKALLEEAYDNLKDEMIRVKEESSSISSLKDEFTQRIAEAEKKVQLACKERDAAKKEIKSIKEELATRLNSSETADLLKEKDEQIRGLMEEGEKLSKQQLHNSNIIKKLRAKDRENENIIAKLNKKVKELEEELQHLKQVLDGKEEVEKQHRENIKKLNSMVERQEKDLGRLQVDMNELEEKNRSIQAALDSAYKELTDLHKANAAKDSEAQEAALSREMRAKEELSAALEKAQEEARQQQETLVIQVGDLRLALQRAEQAAARKEDYLRHEISELQQRLQEAENRNQELSQSVSSTTRPLLRQIENLQATLGSQTSSWEKLEKNLSDRLGESQTLLAAAVERERAATEELLANKIQMSSMESQNSLLRQENSRFQAQLESEKNRLRKLEDENNRYQVELENLKGEYVRTLEETRKEKTLLNSQLEMEKMKVEQERKKAIFTQEAVKEKERKPFSVSSTPTMSRSSSISGVDMAGLQTSFMSQDELHDHSFGPMSVSANGSNLYDAVRMGAGSSIIENLQSQLKLREGEITHLQILRLGKLLQLPL from the exons ATGAGCTGGTTCAACGCCTCCCAGCTCTCCAGCTTCGCCAAGCAGGCCCTGTCTCAGGCCCAGAAGTCCATCGACAGGGTCCTGGACATCCAGGAAGAGGAGCCGAGCGCCTGGGCCGAGACCATTCCGTACGGAGAGCCGG GAATAAGTCCCCCTGTCAGTGGAGGATGGGATACTTCAACCTGGGGGTTAAAATCCAACACTGAACCTCAGAATCAACCGGTAGCCTCTCCTAAAGCAATTACAAAGCCAGTTCGGAGAACTGTGGTAGATGAATCTGAAAATTTCTTCAGtgcctttctctctcccaccGATGTCCAGACCATTCAGAAGAGTCCAGTGGTATCAAAACCACCAGCTAAATCACAGCGACCAGAAGAAGAAGTGAAAAGCACCTTACAGGAGTCCTTGCACGCTGGACAGTCAAGAACAACTGAAGCCGCTGAGTCGAAAGTAGAAGACTCTCCTCCATTTGTATCGGGGGAAACTCTGGCAGCCAGTACTCTGTCTCCTAAAACTGAGGGCAAGCATGAAGAAAGTCTTAATAAAGAATCTGATACAAAGGTGTCAGCAGGACATTTGAAAGTATCTGAAAGTGTAATTAATGTGAAAACAACTAGGGAAAATGTATCTAATATGCCTACACAGCCTCTCACAGCGGAAACAAAGGACATGGCTTTGGAACCTAAGGAGCAAAAACATGAAGACAGACAGAGCAATACACCTTCTCCTCCTGTTAGTACCTTCTCATCAGGTACTTCTACCACTAGTGATATTGAAGTTTTAGATCATGAAAGTGTAATAAGTGAGAGCTCAGCAAGTTCGAGACAAGAGACTACGGATTCAAAATCAAGTCTGCACTTGATGCAGACATCCTTTCAGCTTCTCTCAGCATCTGCTTGTCCTGAATATAATCGTTTAGATGATTTCCAAAAACTCACTGAGAGTTGCTGCTCATCTGATGCTTTTGAAAGAATAGACTCGTTTAGTGTACAGTCATTAGATAGCCGTAGTGTAAGTGAAATCAATTCAGATGATGAGTTGTCAGGCAAGGGATATGCTTTAGTACCTATTATAGTTAATTCTTCAACTCCAAAGGCTAAAACAGTTGAGTCTGTTGAAGGAAAACCTGAAGAAGCAAATGAAACATTAATTATGCCcactgaagaaacagaaatggaagaaagTGGACGAAGTGCAACTCCTGTTAACTGTGAACAGCCTGATATCTTGGTTTCTTCTACACCAGTAAATGAAGGGCATACTGTCCTAGACAAGGTGGCTGAGCAGCCCGAAGCTCCTGAAAGTGAGCCAGAAGCACTTTCTGAGAAGGAAGATGTAATCAAG ACAGTTGAGTTTCTGAATGAGAAACTGGATAAAAGGGAAGCTCAGTTATTATCTCTTAGTAAAGAAAAAGCACTTCTAGAAGAAGCTTATGATAATCTGAAAGA tgaaATGATCAGagtgaaagaagagagcagcagCATTTCTTCCTTGAAAGATGAGTTTACTCAAAGAATtgcagaagcagaaaagaaagttCAGCTAGCCTGCAAAGAGAGAGATGCTGCTAAAAAG gAAATCAAAAGTATAAAAGAAGAACTTGCTACTAGATTAAATAGCAGTGAAACGGCAGACCttttgaaagagaaagatgagCAGATCCGAGGGTTAATGGAAGAag GAGAAAAACTTTCAAAACAGCAGCTGCATAATTCTAACATCATTAAGAAATTAAGagctaaagacagagaaaatgaaaatattattgcAAAGCTGAACAAAAAAGTTAAAGAGCTAGAAGAAGAGTTACAACATTTAAAACAG gTCCTTGATGGCAAAGAAGAGGTTGAGAAACAACatagagaaaatattaagaaactaaATTCTATGGTAGAACGCCAAGAGAAGGATCTTGGCCGACTTCAAGTAGACATGAATGAACTTGAAGAAAAGAACCGAAGTATTCAAGCTGCTCTTGATAGTGCATacaa agaacTTACTGATCTTCACAAAGCCAATGCTGCAAAGGATAGTGAGGCCCAGGAAGCTGCTCTAAGTCGTGAAATGAGAGCTAAAGAAGAACTTTCTGCAGCATTGGAGAAGGCCCAAGAAGAAGCCCGTCAGCAGCAAGAAACATTAGTGATTCAA GTGGGGGACCTTAGGCTGGCACTGCAACGTGCAGAACAAGCAGCTGCCAGAAAAGAGGATTATTTACGTCATGAGATCAGTGAACTCCAGCAG AGACTCCAGGAAGCAGAGAATCGAAACCAAGAACTGAGTCAAAGTGTTTCATCAACAACAAGACCATTGCTTCGACAGATAGAAAATTTGCAAGCAACTCTAGGGTCCCAGACGTCATCATGGGAGAAGTTAGAGAAGAATCTTTCTGATAGACTTG GTGAATCCCAGACCTTGTTGGCAGCAGCAGTTGAGAGAGAACGTGCGGCCACAGAAGAACTTCTTGCCAACAAAATTCAAATGTCTTCCATGGAGTCACAGAATTCTCTCTTAAGACAAGAAAACAGTAGATTTCAGGCCCAGCTAGAATCAGAGAAAAATAGGCTAAGAAAACTAGAGGATGAAAATAATAG GTACCAGGTTGAATTAGAAAACCTAAAAGGTGAATATGTAAGAACACttgaagagacaaggaaagaaaag aCACTGTTGAATAGTCagttagaaatggagaaaatgaaagttgaacaggaaaggaagaaagcaatttTCACTCAAGAAGCAGTAAAAGAAAag